A DNA window from Candidatus Woesearchaeota archaeon contains the following coding sequences:
- a CDS encoding M1 family metallopeptidase, which yields MKKNPYLLPDTAKPREYVLEITPDFQKGTFTGKEDILITIGKKTKTIVLHAKDVVIDRASLPNMPAANIEYDETMQTVVLSFPKPVSEGNTILMLAFHGTLRNDLRGFYKSKYTVSGKEKIMATTQFEATDARTCFPCFDEPAQKAIFGVTLVVPKELTAISNMPIKKETPLGQTKRVEFEKTPIMSTYLLAFLIAEFEGIEQKTKDNVLVRVFTTPGRKEQGRFALDVAVKSLEYYHDYFGVPYPLPKLDLIAVPDFESGAMENWGAVTYRETALLIDEKNSAAAAKQRVAIVVAHELAHQWFGNLVTMHWWDDLWLNEGFASWMEYKAVDHMFPNWDMWTQFYTEDVDTALSLDGLETSHPIEVPVINPEEIGEIFDAVSYSKGACIIHMLEQYLGPDTFRKGLQHYVKQFSYANTVTNDLWKSLEDASGKPVKKMMETWTKQMGYPVVSATVKNNTLTLSQQHFLYTGKKDTTRWHIPIAVQQSGEKTYHDMHEKKMVIAGVHEATVTVNPSQVGFYRVSYDDALLEQQKKLFSDMTILDKASMQGNQYALARSGYRSSTVFLDMLPLYTEETDYTIWAEIVANLGEIKFLLAHTPLKEPLDLFSRKLVGSILGKVGWDEKKTEEHTTILLRAVILGTTGLSGDETVIKEAQRRFEAHRANKNMNPNLRSVVYAVTARNGGRKEYDQLKQLYREAPLQEEKMRLLGALTMFKQEDLLQETLAFTLSPEVRSQDIISGMARVAANSYGTALAWDFFKKNWDEIKKRYGDGGHMLGRLIKELCSRFSTPEKATEITEFFKAHPVPSAKRAIAQSLEAIRINHAFVEKSRKEIEMWIGKR from the coding sequence ATGAAAAAGAATCCCTACCTTCTGCCGGATACCGCCAAGCCGAGAGAATATGTTCTTGAAATAACCCCGGACTTCCAGAAGGGGACGTTCACTGGCAAAGAAGATATTCTCATCACCATCGGAAAAAAAACAAAGACTATTGTTCTCCATGCAAAGGATGTGGTGATTGACCGTGCATCGCTGCCAAATATGCCGGCTGCAAACATTGAATACGACGAAACCATGCAAACAGTCGTTCTTTCATTTCCAAAACCAGTGTCTGAAGGAAACACCATTCTAATGCTCGCGTTCCACGGCACGCTGCGGAATGACCTGCGTGGCTTCTACAAAAGCAAATATACAGTGAGCGGCAAAGAAAAAATCATGGCCACCACGCAGTTTGAGGCAACCGATGCCCGCACCTGCTTCCCCTGTTTTGATGAGCCAGCGCAAAAAGCAATTTTTGGCGTAACGCTTGTCGTGCCAAAAGAGCTAACAGCAATTTCAAACATGCCTATAAAAAAAGAAACACCGCTCGGACAGACAAAGCGCGTCGAGTTTGAAAAAACACCGATTATGTCAACGTATCTGCTTGCGTTTCTCATTGCCGAATTTGAGGGCATTGAGCAAAAAACAAAAGACAATGTGCTGGTGCGCGTCTTCACCACGCCCGGCAGAAAAGAGCAAGGGCGGTTTGCATTGGACGTCGCGGTAAAATCACTTGAGTATTATCATGATTATTTTGGTGTGCCCTATCCGCTGCCAAAACTTGACCTGATTGCCGTGCCGGATTTCGAATCCGGCGCCATGGAAAATTGGGGCGCCGTCACGTACCGGGAAACAGCACTGCTTATTGACGAGAAAAATTCTGCAGCAGCGGCAAAACAGCGCGTCGCCATCGTCGTTGCGCATGAACTGGCTCACCAGTGGTTCGGCAACCTTGTGACGATGCATTGGTGGGACGACCTCTGGCTCAATGAGGGCTTTGCGTCATGGATGGAGTACAAAGCTGTTGACCATATGTTCCCCAATTGGGATATGTGGACGCAGTTTTACACCGAAGATGTTGACACGGCCTTATCGCTTGACGGCCTTGAAACAAGCCATCCGATTGAAGTGCCAGTTATCAATCCTGAAGAGATTGGTGAAATATTTGACGCGGTGAGCTACAGCAAAGGCGCGTGCATTATTCACATGCTTGAGCAGTACCTTGGACCAGATACGTTCAGAAAAGGTTTGCAACACTATGTGAAACAGTTTAGTTATGCAAATACGGTGACCAACGATTTGTGGAAGTCGCTTGAGGATGCTTCCGGCAAACCGGTTAAAAAAATGATGGAGACCTGGACCAAGCAGATGGGTTACCCTGTTGTTTCAGCCACGGTAAAAAACAACACGCTGACACTAAGCCAACAACACTTTTTGTACACAGGAAAAAAGGATACAACACGATGGCATATTCCGATTGCCGTGCAGCAGAGCGGGGAAAAAACATACCATGACATGCACGAAAAGAAAATGGTGATTGCCGGAGTGCATGAGGCAACAGTAACGGTTAATCCGTCACAGGTCGGCTTTTACCGCGTCTCGTACGATGACGCGTTGCTTGAACAGCAGAAAAAGCTATTTTCAGACATGACGATTCTTGACAAGGCAAGCATGCAGGGAAACCAGTACGCACTCGCCCGAAGCGGATACCGTTCGAGTACTGTTTTTTTAGATATGCTTCCACTGTACACCGAAGAAACTGATTACACAATCTGGGCTGAAATTGTGGCAAATCTCGGCGAGATAAAATTCCTGCTTGCCCACACCCCGCTCAAAGAGCCACTGGACTTGTTCAGCAGAAAACTGGTCGGTTCAATTCTTGGAAAGGTAGGTTGGGATGAGAAAAAAACAGAAGAACACACCACGATTCTGCTGCGTGCAGTTATTCTCGGCACTACGGGGCTCAGCGGTGATGAAACAGTCATCAAAGAAGCGCAGCGGCGCTTTGAAGCGCACCGAGCCAATAAAAATATGAACCCGAACCTGCGCAGCGTCGTGTACGCAGTGACTGCACGAAACGGCGGACGAAAAGAATACGACCAACTCAAACAATTGTACCGCGAAGCGCCGCTACAGGAAGAAAAAATGCGGCTGTTGGGAGCATTGACCATGTTCAAGCAGGAAGACCTGCTGCAAGAAACTCTTGCCTTTACGCTCTCGCCTGAAGTCCGCTCGCAAGACATCATCAGTGGGATGGCGCGGGTGGCGGCAAACAGCTACGGCACAGCGTTGGCTTGGGACTTTTTCAAAAAAAACTGGGATGAAATCAAGAAACGCTACGGCGACGGCGGCCACATGCTTGGCCGACTGATTAAAGAGTTATGCTCGCGGTTTTCAACGCCTGAAAAGGCAACTGAGATTACTGAATTTTTCAAGGCACATCCGGTGCCGTCTGCAAAACGAGCCATTGCACAATCGCTCGAAGCGATACGCATTAACCACGCGTTTGTTGAGAAGAGCAGAAAAGAGATTGAGATGTGGATAGGGAAGAGATAA